The sequence GATTCCTCTCCGGGTGGCGCTCGGCAGCCCGTTTTCCGTTCGAATGAGACGTGGTCGTCTCATTCGGGGTATGCTTGTCTCATGGCCATGGATCGTGACCAGGTGCTCCGCGACGCGGCGGCCCTGCTCTCCCGCAAATCGACCGCCACGATGGACGAGGTCGCCCGCGCCGCCGGCATCGGCCGCGCGACCCTCCACCGGCACTTCGCCGGGCGCGACGCCCTCGTACGGGCCCTCGAAGAACTCGGCATCCGCGAGTTCGAGGTGGCCTTCGACAACGCCCGGCTCGAAGAGGGCACGGCGGTCGAGGCGCTGAAGCGGCTTGTCGCCGAGGCGGAGCCGAACGCCCCGCTGCTGGCCTTCCTCGTCACCGAGAACCAGCTCTTCGAGGGCGACCAGGTCCACGAGGGCTGGTCCCGGCTCGACGCCCGGGTCGGCGCGCTCTTCCGGCGCGGCCAGAACGAGGGCGACATCCGGATCGACCTGAGCCCCGCCTGGCTCACCGAGGCCCTCTACGGCCTCATCGGCACCTGCGCCTGGGCCGTCATGGACGGCCGGGTCGCCGCCAAGGACTTCCAGTACATGATCACCGAGCTGCTGCTCGGTGGCGCAAGACGGAGCGTGGAGTGATGAGCCGTACCGAAGAGCTGAACCGGCTGAAGGCGACGGAGGCCAAGAGCCCCGGGCGCTGGCTGGCGCTCTCCGTGCTCGTCCTGGCCGTTCTGCTGGTCGCGGTGGACGCCACCGTGCTCGGTCTCGCCACCCCGGCCCTCAGCGAGGACCTCAAACCGTCCGGCACCCAGCTGCTGTGGATCGGCGACATCTACTCCTTCGTCATCGCCGGCCTGCTCGTCTCCATGGGCTCCCTCGGCGACCGCATCGGCCGCAAGAAGCTGCTCCTCGTCGGCGCCACCGCGTTCGGCGCCGTCTCGGTCCTGAACGCCTACGCGACCAGCCCCGAGATGATGATCGTCGCCCGGGCCCTGCTCGGCGTGGCCGGCGCGACCCTGATGCCGTCCACCCTCGCGCTGATCCGAAACATCTTCCACGACGCCAAGGAGCGCAGCCTCGCCATCGGCATCTGGGGCGCCACCGCCTCGGCCGGCGCGGCCGTCGGACCCGTCGTCGGCGGAGCCCTGCTCCAGCACTTCTGGTGGGGTTCGGTCTTCCTCATCAACCTGCCCGTCATGGCCGCGCTGGTCCTCGTCGGCATCAAGCTGCTGCCCGAGTCCAAGAACCCCGTCGCTGGCCCCTGGGACCTGTTCAGCGTCGCCCTCTCCCTGGTCGGCGTCATCGGTGTGGTCTACGCCGTCAAGGAAGTCGCCACCCACGGCCTGACCTGGGGCGTCTGGGCCGCAGCCGTACTCGGCGGGGGATGCCTGTACGCCTTCGTCCGCCGCCAGTTCAGCCTGCCGTCCCCGCTGCTCGACATGCGGCTCTTCAAGCACCGCGGCTTCTCCGGCGCGGTCCTCGCCGACCTGCTCACCGTCTTCGGCCTCTCCGGGCTGGTCTTCTTCCTCTCCCAGTTCCTCCAGCTCGTCCAGGGCCGCGATCCTCTGGAGGCCGGCCTGGCCGAACTGCCCGCCGCCATCGGCGCGGTGGTCACCGGACTCGTCGCGGGCCGGTACGCCCGCAGGTACTCCGTGCGGTCGGTCGTCGCCGGCGGCCTCGCCGCCATCGGCCTGGCCCTGGCCGTGCTCACCCTGATCCACAAGGAGACCGCCTACCCGCTGCTCGGCGCCTCCCTGCTCATCGTCGGCCTCGGCGCCGGGTTCTCCTTCACCGTCACCGCCGACGTGATCCTCTCCAGCGTCCCCAAGGAGCAGGCCGGTTCGGCCTCGGCCGTCTCCGAGACGGCGTACGAACTCGGCGCCGCCCTCGGCATCGCCCTGCTCGGCTCCGTCGTCACCGGCGTCTACCAGGGCTTCACCGCCCCCGCCTCGGTCCCCGCGCCCGTCGCGGACGCCGCGCACGAATCCCTCGGCGGGGCCGTGGAGGCCGCCAAGGCGCTGGATCCGCACACCGCCGGGCAGATGGTGGGCGCGGCCCAGGAGGCCTTCGTGGACGGGCTGCGGCTGGCCTCCGGCGTCGGTGCGGCCGTCCTGCTGGCCACCGCCGCGGCCGCCTGGTTCCTGCTCAGGGGACAGCGGCTCCAGGACGGCATCGAGCACTGACGTCCCGCCAGGAGGCGGTGTCCCGCCAGGAGTTGACAGCTCGCGGAACCGCGGGACACCATCCCGGCGATGGAGACAAACGATCTTACCCCGGCGGAACGCCGCGTCTGGGAGGCCTTCCCGCGCGGGGAAGGCGTCGACTTCCGGGAAAGTCCCGACGAGGATGCGGCCGACGGCGCCTCCTGGGGACCGGAGCGCACCGTGCGCGCCGGGGTGCTCATGGCGCTGCTGCTGAGCGGACCCAGCGTGGCCGGCCAAGTCGCCGGCCTCAAGATCAAGGGCGCGAAGGTCACCGGGAAACTGGACCTCAAGTACGCCGCGATCGACGTCCCGATGCGGATGCGCGGCTGCTGGTTCGAACGCAAACCAGGGCTCTACGGGGCACGGTTACGCGCACTCGTCCTCACCGATTCGTCCTTGCCGGGCCTGACCGCGTCCACCGTCCGCGTCGAGGTCGTGCTGCGGATGTCCTGCTGCCGGATCAGCGGCCCGGTGCGCCTCGCGGGGGCCCAGATATCAGGCGGTCTCTTCCTCCAGGACGCCGTGATCGGCCCGGTCGAG comes from Streptomyces sp. NBC_01408 and encodes:
- a CDS encoding MFS transporter: MSRTEELNRLKATEAKSPGRWLALSVLVLAVLLVAVDATVLGLATPALSEDLKPSGTQLLWIGDIYSFVIAGLLVSMGSLGDRIGRKKLLLVGATAFGAVSVLNAYATSPEMMIVARALLGVAGATLMPSTLALIRNIFHDAKERSLAIGIWGATASAGAAVGPVVGGALLQHFWWGSVFLINLPVMAALVLVGIKLLPESKNPVAGPWDLFSVALSLVGVIGVVYAVKEVATHGLTWGVWAAAVLGGGCLYAFVRRQFSLPSPLLDMRLFKHRGFSGAVLADLLTVFGLSGLVFFLSQFLQLVQGRDPLEAGLAELPAAIGAVVTGLVAGRYARRYSVRSVVAGGLAAIGLALAVLTLIHKETAYPLLGASLLIVGLGAGFSFTVTADVILSSVPKEQAGSASAVSETAYELGAALGIALLGSVVTGVYQGFTAPASVPAPVADAAHESLGGAVEAAKALDPHTAGQMVGAAQEAFVDGLRLASGVGAAVLLATAAAAWFLLRGQRLQDGIEH
- a CDS encoding TetR/AcrR family transcriptional regulator, which gives rise to MAMDRDQVLRDAAALLSRKSTATMDEVARAAGIGRATLHRHFAGRDALVRALEELGIREFEVAFDNARLEEGTAVEALKRLVAEAEPNAPLLAFLVTENQLFEGDQVHEGWSRLDARVGALFRRGQNEGDIRIDLSPAWLTEALYGLIGTCAWAVMDGRVAAKDFQYMITELLLGGARRSVE